The Acidobacteriota bacterium DNA segment CGGCAATCCCACGTTTTTTCACCACCTGAGCGCCGTTGTGGTCGGCATTCGCAACGTGTCCGCACCGCTGACAATGAAACTGACTTTGGCTCACGCGGTTGGCGGGATGAATGTGGCCGCAACTGGCACATTCTTGCGAAGATCGGTAAGCGGCAACGCTGATCACCAGTTTTCGACGCCGAAGCGCCTTGTATTTGAGAAATGTCACCACCATTCCCCAGGCCGCCGCCAAAATATTCCGATTGAGTCCGGCTTTGGCGGCGGCGCCGTTGGGTTCGTAGCCATTCCCATCAGCTTTTGGTTGCGGGGATGGACTGGCCGTCATGTTTTTGATTTTGAGATCCTCGATCACAAATATCCGGTGGTCGGAGGTCGCCAGCCGATGGCTAGTCTGATGGGCAAAGTCCCGCCGGACATCAGCTTTCCGGGCGTGATACCGGGCCAGTTTTTGTTTGGTCCGTTCCCGACGGGAAGACCCTTTGACCTGTCGTGACAATCTTTTTTGCTGACGGTTGATTTGTCGGTCACACTGGTCAAGCGTGTGCTTTTGTTCCGGGGTAAACTCAAATGGTGTCCCTTCCGATGGATAGACTGGAATCACGACTCCGCGATCCAGTCCAACCGTGATGGGTTCCAAGCTTGCTTCGTCCATCTGGCTGTATTCGACCTGGAGTTCTTCCTCCGTCGCCAGTTCCTGGCCATCTTCATAATTGAATGACACGAAATACTCACCATTCCGACGTGATACTGTGATTGAATGTGGTGACTCAAACTCCCGCCGGGCGTCAAAACTCAACGCTCCAATCTGATTGGTCTTTGTTCCAATCATCAGTTGGTATCCAATCACGTCTCCGGTTTGGTTATCCGTTTTCGGTTTCAACTCAAACAGTTCACTCGTCAGCCAGACTGAATCCCGGTTGCCTTTCCGTTTCCTGACCGGTCTCTCCGCCAGTCCCGCCACGTATCGCTGGTAGGCTTCCCGCCACCGATACGCTGCATTCCGCAGTACCTGGCTCGGGATGTCTTTAAGCCAGACTGTTTGTTCCGTTTTGAATTGGGAATAGCACTGGTCCACCGGCACCGGCACGCCGACCAGCGCCAGGCTGTGGGCCTTAAACGTCCGGAAATACTCGTGTTCCGCCACCTTCGCGTTGTAGATAAACCGCCCAGCGCCCATCCATTGCGATAACACTCGCTTTTGCTCATGGGTTGGATGCGCCTTGAATTTGACGCCACACAGTGCCATATATATTCCCAATCTGTATTATTACTTTAGTAATAGCGTGCACGATACCATGTCGGTCTGTTTCCCGTCGAGCAAAATCTCATCCCTTCCTGGCACTTTCCGTTGAGTGATGGTTTCTCGGGAGGTTGATTTTCTTTTCCCGTGATCTGTCCGGTTCCCATTGCGCTCAGATTTCTTAATTCTCTAAACCAGATCGGACTCGCTTAACTCGGCCCTGAAAGGCTGAGACTGCGCTCGTCGTTTTGTTCAAAAAGAAGTTTGACGATGAAGCTTGGGATTGCTTGATTTTTGGAAAACGGGCAACGGGCATAAAGGAGAGGAAACGATGCCAGTTGGTCTTCCTGGTTGTTTCCCTGAGGTGAGGATAACAACCCCTGAAACGCCTGGGCATTATACGGACCTTTGGAAAAGAAAGCGAGAAAAATCTATCAAAAAACAGGACAAAAACATTAGAGCGAGAAAAAACTAATTCTGGGATCAGAATTTGCAGCTAAATACCGGGCTGAAAAAAACAGGGCTGAGGGCAATCGAAGGGATGAGGGATGAGGGATGAGGGATGAAAGAAACCCAATTCTTCAGCCCTCAGTCTTCAATCCCGAGCTTGCGAGTCTTCAGCCCCCAGAAAGAAACCTGGCATCGGTGGTCCGGTTGCGTCCATTTTGTTTCGAAGCATAGAGTGCTTTATCCGCTGCCGTGACCAGTTCATCCTGATCTGCAACCTGGAGTGCTGGATAATTGGACACACCAATACTGGCTGTAATTTTGATTGGCCCAACTGAAGTTGGTGCCGGCGCACTTTCAATCGCAATCCGAAGCCGTTCGGCGACATCTCGGGAAGGGTCAGCCGGAGTATTGGGCAATAAAACTGTAAATTCCTCGCCTCCATACCGGGCTGGAATGTCGGAGTCACGCAAGCGGCCTTTCACCAATGTTGCCAGATATCGCAACACGTCATTTCCAACTTCGTGCCCGTAGGTGTCATTGATTTTTTTGAAATGATCCAGGTCAATCATGATCACACCCAGTGGTTTGTGGGTGCGTTTGGCCAGTTCAAATTGTTCAGCCAGTTTTTGGCGCAGATACCGGGGGTTAATCAGCCCGGTGAGCCCATCAATCGTCGCCAGTTCAAATAGCCGGGCATTTTCAAGGGCGCTCACCACTTGCTGGCCAAGGGTTTGGAGCAGTGCCTGATGTTGTTCGGTAAATGCCGCGCGGGATTCGCTGGCCACACTAATCACACCCAATGGGCGATCTTTTGATTCTAATGGAACTCCCAACCAGGAACGATAGGGAAGTTGACGGATCAACCAGCTATATCCATAAGCATTTGCCTCTTTGGTGATATCTTCCAATCGAAGTGGACGGCCACGTTTGACACACCACTCAGCCAGTCCAATTGCGTTTTCTTCGGGTGGGGTTTCTTCACCTGGAGTTTGTTCCTGGCGGCTCCAGCGACCACTATTGAGTAATTCACCGGTTTTGCCAGTTGAGATTTCGGTGCCTCCTGGTGGAGTTTTGGTTTCACCTCCAATGGCCTCCCGGTGTAATTTGCCAGTTCCCGAGTGGTCGGTTTGCCGTCGATGGAGGCGAGGCATTCGATAGTTTACCCCCTCTAGTTGAAGGTGGTTCTGGTCGGTTGAGGTTTGATGTTCGGGAAACAGGTAAATCGCAAACGAGTCTGCCCCAAAAAGCTCCTTGCCATGTTCATACAGTGCTTTTAAGAGTTCTTTTCGAGTTTGCGTGGCATTGCTCAAGGCTTTGCCCAGACTGGCTAAAATCTTTAATTCAAGCACGGTTGACTGGAGTTCGGTTGTGACCCGGGCTTGCTTGCTCAGGAGTGCGACCAGCGAGACCAGGACCACACCCAGTACACAAAAGACTTTGAAATCAAGAAAATACACTACTGCCATAACCACGCCGAGCAGCACATTCGAGATCTCGGTCAACAACACCACAAAGGACCGCAACTCACGGGTATTCCGATTGTATTCAAGGAGCGGGATACCGCGGGTCCAGGCGTGAACAAACATCAAATTCCATCGAATCAGCACAATCGAGGCATAGACAAACGGGATGCTGGCTGTCTGACGGGGTTCGAGGGTGGTAAACGGAGTCCATTCGCCCCAATTGAGAACCCGATACATCGAACTTCCAGTCAGTGTCACAAACGCCATCAACCCGCCCTGAAACAAAATTTCTCCCAGATTGGCATACCATGGACCATATTCGACCTCGCGAACCGTTCGATTGGCCAGTTGACTCAGCGTGTTGAGGATAGCGGCCAGAGCCATGATGACGATGGCTGTCCCTGGATCAAAAACCAGAATCACACAGACGTTGAGTGCATCTTCGGATGAAAGAGCGGCTGACCGGGTCGGGCGATACCGTAAAAAGACACATAACATCAGCAACAACAGAAAAACAGCCGCATGCAGCACTTTTTGGGTGTTGACCGCCTGAAACGAATAGCCTTGTCCAAGGGATAACTGGTACACCAGCCACAGGCTCAGAGTTCCAAAAACCCAGATAAAGAGTAAATAAGGCCAGCCATAGGGGGTTCGTTCAAGTGTTGATGCCATAAAATAAAGGGGATCGGAAAAATGGTGAAGCGACTGGCAACGGCTCTGACCCAGACAGGTGAACCCGCCGGTAAGACACCACAGGACCCAACCAGCCATGAGCCAACCAGAGCCAGGTCCCGGCAAAGAGCAGTATCTTCTTCAATTTGTGAAGCCGTTAATGTTGGGTTTAGAAGTGGGTGAAAAAAACCGGAAAGCTAAAATGCAAGTCTGTTTTTTCTACTGGACCCGGTATAAATTCTGCAAGTTTTTTTTCTTGAAACGGCGCCTTTTCCAGTACTCTTGCCTAAAAAAATTGAAGATTGCCTGTGAGATGAGCTTTGAAGCTGAAAAAGAGAAAAGAAGGTCGAATTTTAACCCTGGTTCACTAATTGCATCTTTGACACATCGCTGAGACAATCAGCCGAAGATGCGAAAATTTCCCCTCCTGGTTCAATGCTGGTTCACCAGTGACCCAATTCAGATTTCATTTTCCAAGGATGAAGTGACTGTTATGTCAACATTGCAATCGTCTCAATCCGATATATCACCAAAAAACAAAGCGACCATCTCTCGGACCACCAGTTCCGGAGTTGAATTGAACTCTTACTACCGTCAGGCAGATCGCCCCGAAGGGGCTGAAGCCGAAGTTCCGGGATCGTACCCGTACACGCGGGGTATTTTTGCCCAGATGTACCGGAGCAAACTCTGGACCATGCGCCAGTATGCCGGCTTTGCGACGGCTGCCGAATCCAATCGGCGGTATCGTTATTTGCTGGAACAGGGCACCACTGGTCTTTCCGTGGCTTTTGATTTGCCGACCCAGATTGGACTGGATTCAGATAACCCCCTGGCCTTAGGCGAGGTCGGAAAGGTCGGAGTCGCGATTGATTCGTTGGAAGACATGGAAGTTTTATTTGATGGAATTCCACTGGACCGTGTCTCAACCTCAATGACCATCAATGCCACCGCTCCGATTCTGTTATCGCTCTATATCGCGGTTGGGAGAAAGCAGGGGGTCCGTCCAGATCAGCTCAACGGTACAGTCCAAAATGATATTCTCAAAGAGTATATGGCGCGCGGCACGTATATTTACCCCCCGCGTCCATCGCTGCGGCTGATTACCGATTTGTTTGCCTATTGTTCGGCTGAAGTCCCCAACTGGAATACCATTTCAATCTCGGGCTATCACATTCGGGAAGCCGGATGTACGGCGGCCCAGGAAATTGCATTCACACTGGCGGATGGGATTTGTTACGTTCAGGCGGCCCTGGATGCGGGTCTGGATGTTGATCAATTTGCACCGCGTCTGTCGTTTTTCTTCAATGCTCACAATAATTTACTCGAAGAAGTCGCCAAATTCCGGGCTGCCCGGCGGATGTGGGCCCAGATTATGCGCGAACGATTTGGGGCAAAAAATCCCAAGTCGTTGATGCTCCGATTCCATACCCAGACGGCGGGAAGCACCTTGACCGCCCAGCAACCCGAAGTCAATGTGGTTCGGACCACGATCCAGGCGCTGGCTGCCGTCCTGGGTGGCACCCAATCGCTGCATACCAACTCGAAAGACGAGGCGCTTGGGCTCCCGACTCAGGATGCGGCTCGGGTCGCCCTCCGAACCCAGCAAGTGATTGCCTATGAATCAGGCGCGGTGGATGTTTCTGACCCACTCGGTGGTTCCTACCTGATCGAACATCTCACCGATGAACTCGAACAGCGTGCCAAAGCCTATATTGCCCGCATTGACGAAATGGGCGGAATGTTGACGGCGATTGAAAGAGGGTTCCCACAACGCGAAATCCAGCAGGCCGCCTTTGAATATCAACGGGCGGTCGAAGACCACCGTCAGGTTGTGGTCGGAGTGAACAAATTCCAGATGGAAGAGGAGACTTCGATTCCGATTCTCCATATTGATCCGGAACTGG contains these protein-coding regions:
- a CDS encoding transposase, with the protein product MALCGVKFKAHPTHEQKRVLSQWMGAGRFIYNAKVAEHEYFRTFKAHSLALVGVPVPVDQCYSQFKTEQTVWLKDIPSQVLRNAAYRWREAYQRYVAGLAERPVRKRKGNRDSVWLTSELFELKPKTDNQTGDVIGYQLMIGTKTNQIGALSFDARREFESPHSITVSRRNGEYFVSFNYEDGQELATEEELQVEYSQMDEASLEPITVGLDRGVVIPVYPSEGTPFEFTPEQKHTLDQCDRQINRQQKRLSRQVKGSSRRERTKQKLARYHARKADVRRDFAHQTSHRLATSDHRIFVIEDLKIKNMTASPSPQPKADGNGYEPNGAAAKAGLNRNILAAAWGMVVTFLKYKALRRRKLVISVAAYRSSQECASCGHIHPANRVSQSQFHCQRCGHVANADHNGAQVVKKRGIAATPEGQPTGAARNPD
- a CDS encoding GGDEF domain-containing protein, encoding MASTLERTPYGWPYLLFIWVFGTLSLWLVYQLSLGQGYSFQAVNTQKVLHAAVFLLLLMLCVFLRYRPTRSAALSSEDALNVCVILVFDPGTAIVIMALAAILNTLSQLANRTVREVEYGPWYANLGEILFQGGLMAFVTLTGSSMYRVLNWGEWTPFTTLEPRQTASIPFVYASIVLIRWNLMFVHAWTRGIPLLEYNRNTRELRSFVVLLTEISNVLLGVVMAVVYFLDFKVFCVLGVVLVSLVALLSKQARVTTELQSTVLELKILASLGKALSNATQTRKELLKALYEHGKELFGADSFAIYLFPEHQTSTDQNHLQLEGVNYRMPRLHRRQTDHSGTGKLHREAIGGETKTPPGGTEISTGKTGELLNSGRWSRQEQTPGEETPPEENAIGLAEWCVKRGRPLRLEDITKEANAYGYSWLIRQLPYRSWLGVPLESKDRPLGVISVASESRAAFTEQHQALLQTLGQQVVSALENARLFELATIDGLTGLINPRYLRQKLAEQFELAKRTHKPLGVIMIDLDHFKKINDTYGHEVGNDVLRYLATLVKGRLRDSDIPARYGGEEFTVLLPNTPADPSRDVAERLRIAIESAPAPTSVGPIKITASIGVSNYPALQVADQDELVTAADKALYASKQNGRNRTTDARFLSGG
- a CDS encoding methylmalonyl-CoA mutase → MSTLQSSQSDISPKNKATISRTTSSGVELNSYYRQADRPEGAEAEVPGSYPYTRGIFAQMYRSKLWTMRQYAGFATAAESNRRYRYLLEQGTTGLSVAFDLPTQIGLDSDNPLALGEVGKVGVAIDSLEDMEVLFDGIPLDRVSTSMTINATAPILLSLYIAVGRKQGVRPDQLNGTVQNDILKEYMARGTYIYPPRPSLRLITDLFAYCSAEVPNWNTISISGYHIREAGCTAAQEIAFTLADGICYVQAALDAGLDVDQFAPRLSFFFNAHNNLLEEVAKFRAARRMWAQIMRERFGAKNPKSLMLRFHTQTAGSTLTAQQPEVNVVRTTIQALAAVLGGTQSLHTNSKDEALGLPTQDAARVALRTQQVIAYESGAVDVSDPLGGSYLIEHLTDELEQRAKAYIARIDEMGGMLTAIERGFPQREIQQAAFEYQRAVEDHRQVVVGVNKFQMEEETSIPILHIDPELEKAQVERVRAVRARRDAVKAAAALDAVEAAARGTENVMPHILNAVECYCTVGEISDRLRTIFGEYQESVVF